From the Rhodothalassiaceae bacterium genome, one window contains:
- a CDS encoding squalene synthase HpnD — protein MTAGTAIGGAGPRRAARADHRQVARAVRRAGTSFYWAMRMMDRERRRALFAIYGFCRAVDDIADEPGARDEKTRALAAWRDRIAALARGAPGATPLERALAEAIDRFGLREEDFAAIIAGMEMDVAGPIVAPDLDTFDLYIDRVACAVGRLCVKVFGIEPHLGPALAEHQGRALQITNILRDVAEDARHGRLYLPAPLLDRYGITSRDPAAVATHPALPELLLGLARRAAAEFSATRAVLAEAREGDLRAAWAMLAVYEDSLYQLIKRGFRPEKGRPAKLKGRLRKLAIALKALLRPGRRG, from the coding sequence ATGACCGCAGGCACCGCCATCGGCGGGGCAGGCCCGCGCCGGGCCGCGCGCGCCGACCACCGCCAGGTGGCGCGCGCCGTGCGCCGTGCCGGGACATCCTTCTACTGGGCGATGCGGATGATGGACCGCGAGCGCCGGCGGGCGCTGTTCGCCATCTACGGCTTCTGCCGCGCGGTCGACGACATCGCCGACGAGCCGGGCGCGCGCGACGAGAAGACACGCGCGCTGGCCGCCTGGCGCGACCGGATCGCGGCGCTTGCACGGGGGGCGCCCGGCGCCACCCCCCTTGAACGGGCGCTCGCCGAGGCGATCGACCGCTTCGGGCTGAGGGAGGAGGATTTTGCCGCCATCATCGCCGGCATGGAGATGGATGTGGCCGGCCCCATCGTCGCCCCCGACCTCGATACCTTCGATCTCTACATCGACCGGGTCGCCTGCGCGGTCGGCCGGCTGTGCGTGAAGGTCTTCGGGATCGAGCCGCATCTCGGCCCCGCGCTGGCCGAGCATCAGGGCCGGGCGCTGCAGATCACGAACATCCTGCGCGATGTCGCCGAGGACGCGCGGCACGGCCGTCTCTATCTGCCCGCGCCGCTGCTCGATCGCTACGGCATCACGAGCCGCGATCCCGCGGCGGTGGCGACGCACCCGGCGCTGCCGGAGCTGCTGCTGGGGCTCGCCAGGCGCGCGGCCGCCGAGTTCTCGGCGACCCGCGCGGTGCTGGCGGAGGCGCGCGAAGGGGATCTGCGGGCGGCCTGGGCCATGCTGGCGGTCTATGAGGACAGTCTCTACCAGCTGATCAAGCGGGGGTTCCGCCCCGAGAAGGGGCGGCCGGCGAAGCTCAAGGGCCGGCTGCGCAAGCTTGCGATCGCCCTCAAGGCTCTGCTGCGGCCCGGGAGGCGCGGATGA